One Fuerstiella marisgermanici DNA window includes the following coding sequences:
- a CDS encoding cadherin repeat domain-containing protein: MPTKSLLQCSASGASHACRPTGVAFALCAVLFCTPLAARAADDDSTGPATALLTGIEIETVTIDEDVPLGAVVLHEWRSAQGYTDFQIESGNEDAIFCIDPHTGRLLVASDGELDFEQRAEYIVVVSAREQSSKAIAFEDDFEASLLDAGLAPRQLERLRNRRRELHVVVMLRDVNEPPIVQNARFEIPESATNGDVIGQVLAADPDSDDSLHYSVKLGGFAEPAVTIDETTGRIVVADATQFDFEQVQNHSLTVQVRDSSGHVVSAAVEVAVKDVNEPPVLAPMDLHATVTSAGTSPVGAIVVHDDDGQNTLAFDLLDDPTNGGFSIDSRTGVMSVADASLLQAFDGSNCSLTVNVWDDACNCLTVTFDVQIDLPTPIPLPAQLADGDTDPSHAAEQHAETTPQISLLSTAQDVLSSLSIVTGLVWVFAVLVVRGQRHQPKLTNDCYPSTSIDKANDSASADVQEADELSESTTVAGVLQACDPNEVVVCESEFALEDSTLSGPDRDDASSNTGEPDAGAFVASAPGKNTVADRGTRNEKSIASPVSKTEQTSGSAYRDNAPTIAPDPTSDWLATMPSTESSDFPASMSQTVVADRKVAADNDATAELNDSTLLELLEASRIYAENEPAAEPSSTYVEDSFDAASNTVEAADMDRPTDATPAADSEFPYAELSDTLKQLVRPEAMQKVPTEFDVGSEDPSPDYQSSAATETTFEDVSEHSTAFEAVPHETPASEYEVESGDSIEDCDRAVREHLAALFRRVNGDDDADSAAGSSVSEGASSPAAAAAASPDNRAHATSGDEPAPLIDGINEESRRVPRELLRNNTALFRELSKRSADAAISTASHRRSQLATKPRLVFMGLLVLGSVGWIAASVLGNAQFGNIGKLLVLSAMASMAEFSYCVYRLTPSSDMPAESEADAAAEVVEE, translated from the coding sequence ATGCCTACAAAATCACTTCTTCAATGCTCTGCCTCTGGCGCCTCGCATGCCTGTCGACCGACCGGTGTCGCGTTCGCTTTGTGTGCTGTTCTGTTTTGCACGCCGCTAGCTGCGCGCGCAGCCGACGATGATTCGACCGGTCCGGCAACGGCACTTCTGACTGGCATCGAAATTGAAACGGTTACGATTGATGAAGACGTCCCACTGGGCGCAGTCGTACTCCACGAATGGCGCAGCGCGCAAGGCTACACTGATTTTCAGATAGAATCGGGCAACGAAGACGCAATTTTCTGCATTGATCCTCATACCGGACGTCTGCTGGTTGCCAGTGACGGCGAGCTGGATTTTGAACAGCGGGCCGAATACATCGTAGTCGTGTCTGCTCGCGAACAGAGCAGCAAAGCCATTGCGTTTGAAGACGATTTCGAAGCATCTTTGCTGGATGCCGGTCTGGCCCCGCGACAGCTTGAACGACTACGCAACCGTCGTCGCGAACTTCACGTAGTGGTGATGCTGCGCGACGTTAATGAGCCGCCAATTGTACAAAACGCACGCTTCGAAATTCCGGAGTCCGCGACGAATGGCGATGTGATAGGGCAGGTGTTGGCGGCCGACCCAGACAGCGACGATTCATTGCATTATTCAGTGAAGCTTGGTGGCTTTGCTGAGCCCGCTGTAACGATTGATGAGACAACAGGGCGCATTGTGGTCGCGGATGCGACGCAGTTCGACTTCGAACAGGTCCAGAACCATTCACTGACTGTTCAGGTCCGCGATTCTTCTGGACATGTCGTCTCGGCAGCCGTCGAAGTGGCCGTGAAAGATGTCAATGAGCCGCCAGTCTTAGCTCCGATGGACCTGCATGCAACGGTCACCTCAGCCGGCACTTCTCCCGTGGGAGCGATTGTCGTTCATGATGACGACGGTCAAAACACACTCGCCTTCGACCTGCTGGACGATCCAACCAACGGCGGATTTTCTATCGACAGCCGAACGGGCGTCATGTCGGTGGCTGATGCGTCGCTGCTGCAGGCGTTTGATGGATCAAACTGTTCGCTCACCGTAAATGTTTGGGACGACGCCTGCAACTGCCTGACTGTGACGTTTGACGTACAGATTGATCTGCCCACGCCAATACCGTTGCCGGCACAACTTGCAGACGGAGACACAGACCCAAGTCACGCAGCCGAACAACATGCCGAAACCACTCCACAAATCAGCCTGCTAAGCACAGCCCAGGATGTGTTGTCTTCGCTGTCGATTGTCACCGGATTGGTTTGGGTCTTTGCCGTCCTGGTCGTGCGAGGACAGCGTCATCAGCCTAAGCTGACGAATGATTGTTACCCATCGACCTCCATCGACAAGGCGAACGATTCAGCGTCTGCAGACGTTCAGGAAGCCGACGAGCTGTCAGAATCGACGACTGTTGCAGGCGTTCTGCAAGCTTGCGATCCGAACGAGGTTGTTGTCTGCGAAAGTGAGTTCGCACTAGAAGATTCAACGCTATCCGGCCCTGACCGAGACGATGCTTCCTCGAACACCGGCGAGCCCGATGCGGGAGCATTCGTCGCGAGCGCACCCGGCAAGAACACGGTAGCGGACAGGGGGACGCGGAATGAGAAGAGTATTGCGTCACCAGTTTCAAAAACAGAACAAACATCAGGCAGCGCCTACCGCGACAACGCACCAACGATTGCTCCGGATCCCACGTCGGACTGGTTGGCGACGATGCCTTCAACAGAATCCAGCGATTTCCCCGCGTCGATGTCGCAGACAGTGGTGGCAGACCGAAAGGTGGCGGCGGACAACGACGCAACAGCGGAACTCAACGACTCCACTTTATTAGAGCTGTTGGAAGCATCGCGAATCTATGCAGAGAATGAGCCAGCCGCCGAACCGTCATCAACTTATGTGGAAGACTCGTTCGACGCAGCCAGCAACACAGTGGAGGCCGCCGATATGGATCGCCCCACTGATGCAACGCCTGCGGCGGACAGTGAGTTTCCCTACGCTGAACTGTCCGACACTTTGAAGCAGCTTGTGCGCCCCGAAGCCATGCAAAAGGTGCCCACAGAATTCGATGTCGGTAGTGAAGATCCTTCGCCGGATTACCAGTCGTCTGCAGCTACGGAGACCACCTTCGAAGATGTGAGCGAGCACTCAACGGCTTTCGAAGCTGTTCCCCACGAGACACCGGCTTCCGAGTATGAGGTGGAGTCGGGAGATTCAATCGAAGATTGTGACCGAGCCGTTCGCGAACATCTGGCCGCGTTGTTCCGACGCGTGAATGGCGACGACGATGCGGACTCAGCCGCTGGTTCAAGCGTATCTGAAGGTGCCTCTTCACCAGCCGCTGCGGCAGCTGCGTCGCCTGACAACCGTGCTCACGCCACGAGCGGAGACGAACCGGCGCCGCTGATTGATGGCATCAACGAAGAGTCGCGCAGAGTGCCTCGTGAGCTACTGCGTAACAACACGGCACTGTTTCGGGAACTTTCGAAACGTTCAGCCGACGCCGCCATTTCGACCGCCAGCCACCGTCGATCGCAGCTTGCTACAAAACCTCGCCTTGTTTTTATGGGGCTGCTGGTGCTGGGTAGCGTTGGCTGGATCGCGGCCAGCGTGCTGGGCAACGCTCAGTTTGGCAACATTGGCAAGCTGCTGGTATTGAGCGCAATGGCATCCATGGCGGAATTTTCTTACTGCGTGTACCGGCTGACTCCGAGCAGCGATATGCCAGCCGAATCTGAGGCTGACGCGGCCGCGGAAGTCGTCGAAGAATAG
- a CDS encoding serine/threonine-protein kinase, whose translation MKFTFAPEARPLDGYTIKRAIHRGGFGEVYYALSDAGKEVALKLLNNNLEVEIRGVSQCLNLKHQNLVTIFDIREDSDKDHWVVMEYVSGRGLYETLQDHPNGMPVQEVLKWLSGMTAGLSFLHDRGIVHRDLKPANVFQDQGIVKIGDVGLSKYISESRRSAQTQSVGTVYYMAPEVARGRYGREVDVYALGIMLYEMLTGTVPFDGQTTAEILMKHLTAEPDLSVLPVGVQEVIADALEKDPDKRINSVEALEHAFRTAVAGADVSAPVQKTQSFVGTASPPPQPEAVHARADRDADTVIDIDTSSSTEPAMGVAAIAAFWNAIPSPLQWVLGGATALLIIESGMLRPVAVGGMIGGVAYLGYQIVQVFVSAASPRRACRTGRGVGRHRPEPPPRRPAPAMAASAPRQQENANPQRGRPVVSSPPVPRIYTPATLRKITKRHRATDITTSISVSLAAAALVTLAVFLTTNLLKDISQAVYFAAITMVAAWSLILPSKIWEGRAGDSVMRRFTLASAGLAVGFIAAVLPQYLLIDQDALFHGATAGHPVYVGRLTISDGSGTPTMACFMLFFAALFGVRRWWWQVDSFRKSRFRVSSALMTLLVGVVITGMLQEFSFPDALGATWALAISAVVQLSSGWTPAENRVLEPTITPAPAKPARAQESVPQLAGREAASLKNA comes from the coding sequence ATGAAATTCACCTTTGCACCAGAAGCACGTCCCCTTGATGGCTATACCATCAAGCGTGCCATCCACCGCGGTGGGTTTGGTGAGGTGTACTATGCGCTGAGCGACGCAGGTAAAGAAGTGGCTTTGAAGCTGCTGAATAATAACCTTGAGGTGGAAATTCGAGGTGTGTCGCAGTGCCTGAACCTGAAGCACCAGAACCTCGTCACCATTTTCGACATCCGCGAAGATTCCGACAAAGACCACTGGGTCGTCATGGAATACGTCAGCGGTCGTGGCCTGTATGAAACTCTGCAGGACCATCCCAACGGTATGCCGGTGCAGGAGGTACTAAAGTGGCTAAGCGGCATGACCGCGGGCCTTAGCTTTCTGCATGACCGAGGCATCGTGCACCGTGACCTGAAACCAGCGAATGTGTTTCAGGATCAGGGAATCGTCAAGATCGGCGATGTCGGTCTGTCGAAATACATTTCCGAAAGTCGCCGCAGTGCTCAAACTCAGAGCGTCGGCACCGTCTACTATATGGCTCCGGAAGTCGCTCGAGGTCGCTACGGTCGCGAAGTCGACGTGTACGCTCTGGGTATCATGCTGTACGAGATGCTGACCGGCACCGTACCGTTCGACGGGCAGACGACCGCCGAAATTTTAATGAAACATTTGACCGCGGAACCAGACCTGTCGGTGCTGCCAGTGGGCGTTCAGGAAGTCATCGCGGACGCTTTGGAAAAAGACCCGGACAAGCGAATCAACAGCGTGGAAGCTCTTGAGCACGCGTTCCGCACCGCTGTGGCAGGTGCTGACGTGAGTGCCCCCGTTCAAAAGACTCAATCCTTTGTCGGAACGGCGTCGCCACCGCCGCAGCCCGAAGCGGTTCATGCGCGAGCTGATCGCGACGCGGATACGGTTATCGACATCGACACGTCGTCCTCGACTGAACCCGCGATGGGTGTGGCCGCTATCGCCGCCTTCTGGAACGCGATACCGTCGCCGCTGCAGTGGGTTCTGGGCGGAGCAACCGCGCTGCTGATTATCGAATCCGGCATGTTGCGACCTGTCGCCGTTGGCGGCATGATCGGCGGCGTGGCTTACCTGGGCTATCAAATCGTTCAAGTGTTCGTCAGCGCGGCGTCACCGAGACGCGCCTGCCGAACCGGGCGCGGTGTGGGTCGGCATCGCCCCGAACCGCCCCCACGCCGACCTGCGCCCGCGATGGCTGCTTCAGCACCGCGTCAGCAAGAGAACGCGAACCCACAGCGCGGAAGGCCAGTCGTTTCCAGTCCGCCGGTGCCGCGAATCTACACACCAGCGACCCTGCGAAAGATCACAAAGCGGCACCGAGCGACAGACATCACAACGTCCATCTCGGTTTCATTGGCGGCAGCCGCGTTGGTGACGCTGGCCGTTTTCCTGACGACGAATCTGCTGAAAGACATTTCGCAGGCGGTTTATTTCGCCGCCATCACAATGGTTGCGGCCTGGAGTTTGATTCTACCTTCAAAGATTTGGGAAGGTCGCGCGGGCGACAGTGTGATGCGTCGATTCACTTTGGCCAGCGCAGGTCTGGCAGTCGGTTTCATTGCGGCAGTTCTTCCGCAATATCTTCTGATCGACCAGGACGCTCTGTTTCACGGAGCAACAGCTGGCCACCCCGTTTATGTGGGGCGGCTGACTATATCAGATGGCAGTGGGACTCCGACCATGGCGTGCTTTATGCTGTTCTTTGCGGCACTTTTCGGCGTTCGTCGGTGGTGGTGGCAGGTGGACAGTTTTCGCAAGTCACGCTTTCGAGTTTCCAGTGCGTTGATGACGCTTCTGGTAGGCGTTGTGATCACTGGAATGCTGCAGGAATTCTCCTTCCCGGACGCTTTGGGAGCCACATGGGCTCTGGCGATTTCGGCGGTTGTGCAATTGTCCTCCGGTTGGACGCCGGCTGAAAATCGAGTGCTGGAACCGACGATTACTCCGGCACCGGCCAAGCCAGCCAGAGCACAGGAATCCGTACCTCAACTGGCGGGTCGTGAAGCCGCGTCACTGAAGAACGCCTAA
- a CDS encoding FHA domain-containing protein has translation MNFGATQQDSQHKRHRWFRETTVPPKQVPSPKNTAKNITVAASQCSKYMLWIDGVGAWQLCAGQSFIVGAPSFEKQSADIALLANVSRHHATLRHAGEDWKLEAHQPTSVSGRTVSDSTNLRSGDQICLAERVRLGFRIPSVLSSSAVIDFESDHRPSHSVDGIILLADHCLLGPRRDHHVYCSQWPDMVVLFFQNGELRCRSKAVLAVDGTTVSDSAALKHGSVVTGEELRFRVEEMA, from the coding sequence ATGAACTTTGGCGCGACACAACAAGATAGTCAGCACAAGCGGCACCGTTGGTTCCGCGAAACGACCGTGCCGCCGAAACAAGTACCATCCCCAAAGAATACGGCAAAGAACATTACTGTGGCGGCCAGCCAGTGCAGCAAATACATGCTTTGGATCGACGGCGTCGGCGCGTGGCAATTATGTGCCGGCCAGTCGTTTATCGTTGGCGCTCCGTCGTTCGAAAAACAATCCGCCGACATTGCTCTGCTGGCCAACGTTTCGCGACACCATGCGACGTTGCGGCATGCCGGCGAAGACTGGAAACTGGAGGCTCATCAGCCCACCAGTGTGTCTGGTCGAACCGTGTCGGACAGCACAAACCTTCGCAGCGGCGATCAAATTTGTCTGGCCGAACGAGTTCGCCTGGGGTTCCGTATTCCCAGTGTGCTGAGTTCTTCGGCGGTGATCGATTTTGAAAGCGACCATCGACCTTCGCACAGTGTCGACGGTATCATATTGCTGGCAGATCACTGCCTGCTGGGGCCTCGGCGAGACCACCACGTCTATTGCAGCCAGTGGCCGGACATGGTCGTGCTGTTCTTTCAGAACGGCGAACTCCGCTGCCGGTCAAAGGCGGTGCTGGCGGTGGACGGCACGACGGTCAGCGATTCGGCGGCGTTGAAACATGGTTCTGTAGTAACGGGCGAAGAATTGCGATTCCGCGTTGAAGAAATGGCGTAA